A stretch of Aedes aegypti strain LVP_AGWG chromosome 2, AaegL5.0 Primary Assembly, whole genome shotgun sequence DNA encodes these proteins:
- the LOC5565532 gene encoding uncharacterized protein LOC5565532, whose translation MNADRNKRQYRSGNNLFSDDELELSSSQVLEKVKSDRIASTKPDEDRRRRTIIVEKKNGSYGFTLQSYGIHYKKEQEVEMITYVDYVEYDGPAYRAGMREGDVILSINGYDMEKAEHKTLVNFIKNCDNRMRMVVLFEDCCRKVELHLKYIHLQELLKSKMNDLERICLKERELLEGKWKTHSLPARKKATPSTDDIDPGSTTDVESASGPSFCRPASSTEDVKKLLRQKTYIVPPPAQFMLAYHCLDSNYRYVIHPSTSTGATGNTEYSSGAASFNPSCAQSTAKLCKDHQHVIRGSSLDNSNVGSGQQPKSTSPTKSLHNYDTKSTKSSSRRHLHGHSCNPCMGHFLRGGGDKGNKADKDNTSLDAYDLASPCCDPQCVPSRRKSKHHKDHHHKHKHRDKEAKESAKERIPRPKSQPHISPQSQANYLYRHSKDKHEHHHAKVYDLNASLTSHCSLHSCTSSEFNPAAENSPASYSTSISTDTLYWEPHSESTSASAGSAHKKPPATSSAGPSRPHTHQHHYYVQKYINPHTGQIQPIAMYAGPPVHKPKSWDNLAMKGYGGYGYGYGYLEMNKANIPAAQTRTQTTITIQHRNSIPRKNGYERYSAFVDVENYAPPPTQFLQETTTTTTTITTKSTENILAPYNISDQSLSCECIEGPSSSGGTGGGGKATSTMEILHDKTGYYSSLGGGSSAGTGNKKQIANLTEIARL comes from the exons TCACAGGTGCTGGAGAAGGTCAAATCGGACCGCATTGCTTCCACCAAACCGGACGAGGATCGTCGCCGGCGAACGATCATCGTTGAGAAGAAGAACGGTTCCTACGGGTTTACGCTGCAGAGCTACGGAATCCACTACAAGAAGGAGCAGGAGGTTGAAATGATCACCTACGTGGACTACGTCGAGTACGACGGGCCGGCCTATCGAGCGGGCATGCGGGAAGGAGATGTGATCCTGTCGATCAATGGGTACGACATGGAGAAGGCCGAACACAAAACGTTGgtcaatttcatcaaaaactgTGATAACCGAATGAGAATGGTGGTGCTGTTTGAAGACTGCTGTCGAAAG GTAGAGCTACATCTGAAGTACATCCACCTCCAGGAGCTGCTGAAAAGCAAAATGAACGACCTGGAGCGGATATGTCTGAAGGAGCGGGAGCTACTGGAAGGAAAGTGGAAAACTCACAGCTTACCGGCGCGGAAGAAGGCCACCCCTTCCACCGATGACATCGATCCCGGTTCTACGACTGACGTCGAATCAGCGTCCGGTCCCTCGTTTTGCCGTCCAGCTTCATCGACGGAGGACGTCAAGAAGCTGCTACGGCAGAAGACGTACATTGTACCACCGCCCGCCCAGTTCATGCTAGCGTACCAT TGCTTGGACAGCAACTACCGCTACGTGATACACCCATCGACCTCGACTGGTGCTACCGGTAATACCGAGTACTCCTCGGGAGCCGCATCATTCAACCCTAGCTGTGCTCAATCAACGGCCAAATTGTGTAAAGATCATCAGCATGTAATCCGTGGTTCTTCCCTTGACAATAGCAACGTGGGCAGCGGTCAGCAACCGAAGTCGACATCGCCAACGAAGAGTCTTCACAACTATGACACCAAATCAACGAAATCCTCCTCACGGCGACATCTGCACGGGCACTCCTGTAATCCGTGCATGGGTCACTTCCTGCGCGGCGGCGGTGACAAAGGCAATAAGGCCGACAAAGACAACACCAGTCTCGATGCGTACGACCTCGCCAGCCCTTGCTGTGATCCACAATGTGTTCCTTCGCGGCGCAAGTCCAAACACCACAAAGACCATCATCACAAGCACAAACATCGGGACAAGGAAGCGAAAGAGAGCGCCAAAGAGCGCATTCCTCGTCCCAAGTCACAGCCACACATTTCACCACAGTCACAGGCTAACTATCTGTATCGCCATAGTAAAGATAAGCAC GAACATCACCATGCCAAAGTTTACGACCTAAACGCTAGCTTAACTAGTCATTGTAGTCTTCATTCATGCACATCCAGCGAGTTCAATCCGGCTGCGGAAAATTCGCCAGCATCCTATAGCACATCCATCAGCACCGATACGCTGTATTGGGAACCGCACAGCGAATCAACGTCCGCTTCGGCAGGTTCGGCCCACAAGAAGCCCCCGGCCACAAGTTCTGCGGGTCCAAGCCGTCCGCATACTCATCAACACCACTACTACGTTCAGAAATACATCAATCCTCATACCGGCCAAATACAGCCCATTGCTATGTACGCTGGGCCTCCGGTTCACAAGCCCAAATCTTGGGACAACCTCGCAATGAAAGGATACGGAGGCTATGGATATGGCTACGGTTATCTAGAGATGAATAAGGCGAACATTCCAGCGGCCCAGACCAGGACGCAAACGACCATCACCATCCAGCACAGGAACTCCATTCCGAGAAAGAACGGCTACGAACGGTACTCAGCTTTCGTCGATGTAGAAAACTATGCACCTCCACCGACGCAGTTCCTACAGGAAACGACAACTACGACGACTACCATAACAACCAAGTCGACGGAAAATATCCTCGCACCGTACAACATTTCGGATCAAAGTTTGTCCTGCGAGTGCATCGAGGGTCCGTCGAGTTCAGGTGGAACCGGTGGCGGCGGAAAAGCAACCAGTACCATGGAAATACTACACGATAAGACCGGATATTACTCCAGTTTGGGGGGAGGATCAAGTGCAGGCACTGGAAACAAGAAGCAAATAGCCAACCTAACTGAGATTGCTCGACTCTAG